In Bacteroidia bacterium, a genomic segment contains:
- a CDS encoding WecB/TagA/CpsF family glycosyltransferase: MNLDKVNILNIDIHNHTFDELLAELKEGVVFTPNVDHIMKLQKDREFYEVYTKADYLVCDSQIVKATSGLVSPVKIREQIAGSDFFPAFCYHHRNNTENIRVFLLGGTDESVQQAKDNINQQAGVPVVVGGYSPPFGFERNEAEEQKIIDLINQSGATVLAVGVGAPKQEKWIMKQKSRLPGIQIFFAIGATIDFQAGNVKRSPKWITAIGMEWLYRMMQEPRRLVKRYLIDDLPYFYLILKQKMGKYENPWA, translated from the coding sequence ATGAATTTGGACAAGGTTAATATTCTCAACATCGATATTCACAACCATACCTTCGATGAACTACTTGCAGAATTAAAGGAAGGCGTTGTTTTCACGCCCAATGTCGACCATATCATGAAGTTGCAGAAGGATCGCGAGTTTTACGAAGTATACACCAAAGCCGATTATCTGGTTTGCGACAGTCAGATAGTAAAAGCGACTTCCGGGCTGGTATCTCCGGTAAAAATCCGTGAACAAATCGCCGGTTCAGATTTTTTCCCGGCTTTCTGCTACCACCACCGGAATAATACAGAAAATATCCGCGTATTTCTGTTAGGCGGAACAGACGAATCCGTACAGCAAGCCAAAGACAATATCAATCAGCAGGCAGGCGTACCTGTGGTCGTTGGCGGATATTCCCCCCCTTTTGGCTTTGAGCGAAATGAAGCAGAAGAGCAAAAGATTATCGATCTGATCAACCAGTCAGGTGCAACGGTACTGGCTGTAGGTGTAGGCGCGCCAAAGCAGGAAAAATGGATCATGAAGCAGAAAAGCAGGCTTCCCGGTATCCAAATATTTTTTGCGATCGGCGCTACGATAGATTTTCAGGCGGGCAATGTCAAACGTTCCCCCAAATGGATTACAGCTATCGGAATGGAGTGGCTGTACCGGATGATGCAGGAACCCCGCCGCCTGGTAAAAAGGTATCTGATCGACGATTTGCCCTATTTCTACC